One segment of Takifugu rubripes chromosome 5, fTakRub1.2, whole genome shotgun sequence DNA contains the following:
- the klhl11 gene encoding kelch-like protein 11 isoform X2 produces MCGCVCRLLSFSSFLHFPPLVTSDARSRMAAAAPNPEDTGRSSAPPTPSALTGDGDAEEAEDFTSSSHCSELSRRQNEQRKEGLFCDVTLVFSGVANGSVQSCEVFAHRSVLAAATDYFTPLLGGQFSESLSGRVEMKEWSSELGPDPDTVEGVIQYMYTGEIRVSTCNVHEVLELADRFLLVQLKDFCGEFLKKKLSLTNFHNWLSDAEITVDSEEVLFEAVVKWVQKNSEERTRYFEELFRLLRLPQIKPTYLARVVKNEQLVAGNEACLRLVSEAVEGHAIRFENLKSADMEFWSSHTASFQPRFGQNMDVIMVVGGVSEGGDYLSECVGYFIYEDRWVNLPHIHNHLDGHAIAPTESHVYVAGSMEPGFAKTVERYNPNRNTWEQVSNLTTRKHSFGLTCIKDVLYSIGGHGNFSPGFKDVSVYEPEQDKWHNLESAPKILRDVKAVTVEERFVYVTARTPVDTDNEDGLKTVTTRYDTDSRQWQDVDSLPLIDNYCIFQMAVASTNFYHTASCCPKIYTIKDEVAKQKISVRISDEILESLPPEVTSIEGAAICHFNEDVFIIGGWKNSDDVDKQYRKEAYRYCAEKKRWMLLPPMPQPRCRATACHIRIPYRFLYGCQRYPMPQNLARQRDRMQQMQQLHRRTLTLRRQLQSQIEC; encoded by the exons ATGTGTGGCTGCGTATGTCGCCTCCTTTCCTTCTCTAGTTTCCTTCATTTCCCTCCTCTGGTCACATCCGACGCCCGCAGCAGGATGGCAGCGGCGGCCCCGAACCCGGAGGACACAGGCAGGAGCAGCGCCCCCCCGACCCCCAGCGCACTTACGGGAGATGGGGACGCTGAAGAAGCCGAGGACTTCAcctcttcctcccactgctcGGAGCTTTCTCGGCGGCAGAAtgaacagaggaaggagggctTGTTCTGCGACGTGACGCTAGTTTTCAGCGGGGTTGCTAACGGGAGCGTGCAAAGCTGCGAGGTCTTCGCGCACAGATCGGTCCTGGCGGCGGCCACTGATTATTTCACCCCCCTGCTGGGAGGACAGTTCTCCGAATCGTTGTCCGGACGGGTAGAGATGAAGGAATGGAGCTCAGAACTAGGGCCTGATCCGGATACGGTGGAGGGTGTCATCCAGTACATGTATACAGGAGAAATACGCGTTAGCACCTGCAATGTTCATGAAGTGCTGGAGCTGGCTGACAG GTTCCTGCTGGTGCAGTTAAAGGATTTCTGTGGCGAGTTCctgaagaagaagctgagtcTGACTAATT TCCACAACTGGTTGTCTGATGCGGAAATAACTGTGGATTCTGAGGAGGTGCTCTTCGAGGCTGTGGTGAAGTGGGTGCAGAAGAACTCAGAGGAGCGTACTCGCTATTTCGAGGAGCTGTTCCGTCTGCTGAGGCTTCCCCAAATCAAGCCTACCTACCTGGCCAGGGTGGTGAAAAACGAACAGCTGGTGGCTGGAAATGAAGCTTGTCTTCGGCTGGTGTCGGAGGCAGTGGAGGGCCACGCGATCCGCTTTGAGAACCTTAAGTCTGCAGATATGGAGTTCTGGTCATCTCACACGGCCTCTTTCCAGCCTCGCTTTGGCCAGAACATGGACGTAATCATGGTGGTTGGTGGGGTGTCCGAGGGAGGGGACTACCTGAGTGAATGTGTGGGCTACTTTATTTACGAGGATCGTTGGGTCAACCTGCCACACATCCACAACCACCTAGATGGCCATGCCATCGCTCCCACAGAGTCCCACGTCTACGTGGCGGGGTCTATGGAACCGGGCTTTGCTAAGACAGTGGAACGCTATAACCCAAATCGCAACACCTGGGAGCAGGTGAGCAATTTGACCACACGTAAGCACTCATTTGGTCTCACCTGCATAAAGGATGTACTGTATAGCATCGGTGGCCATGGGAACTTCAGCCCAGGTTTCAAGGACGTGAGCGTGTACGAGCCTGAGCAGGACAAGTGGCACAATCTGGAATCTGCGCCCAAAATCCTGCGTGATGTGAAGGCGGTGACTGTAGAGGAGCGCTTCGTATACGTCACAGCCCGCACGCCCGTCGACACGGACAACGAGGATGGACTGAAGACGGTGACCACTCGCTATGACACGGATAGCCGCCAGTGGCAAGACGTCGACTCCCTGCCCCTCATCGACAACTACTGCATTTTCCAGATGGCCGTGGCCTCCACCAACTTCTATCACACGGCCTCCTGCTGCCCCAAGATTTACACAATAAAGGATGAGGTTGCTAAGCAGAAGATCAGTGTGCGTATCTCTGATGAGATCTTGGAGAGCCTGCCGCCAGAGGTGACCAGTATCGAGGGCGCTGCTATTTGCCACTTCAACGAGGACGTCTTCATCATTGGCGGTTGGAAGAATAGCGACGATGTGGACAAGCAGTACCGTAAGGAGGCCTACCGCTACTGCGCTGAGAAGAAGCGTTGGATGTTGTTGCCCCCCATGCCGCAGCCTCGCTGCAGAGCCACTGCTTGCCACATTCGCATTCCCTATCGCTTTTTATACGGCTGCCAGCGCTATCCCATGCCTCAGAACCTGGCCCGCCAGCGAGACCGcatgcagcagatgcagcagcttcACAGGCGCACGCTGACTTTGCGGCGGCAGCTCCAGTCTCAGATCGAGTGTTGA
- the klhl11 gene encoding kelch-like protein 11 isoform X1, with protein MCGCVCRLLSFSSFLHFPPLVTSDARSRMAAAAPNPEDTGRSSAPPTPSALTGDGDAEEAEDFTSSSHCSELSRRQNEQRKEGLFCDVTLVFSGVANGSVQSCEVFAHRSVLAAATDYFTPLLGGQFSESLSGRVEMKEWSSELGPDPDTVEGVIQYMYTGEIRVSTCNVHEVLELADRFLLVQLKDFCGEFLKKKLSLTNCMAVHSLAHMYTLDQLALRAADMIRRNFHKVIQDDEFYTLPFHLVHNWLSDAEITVDSEEVLFEAVVKWVQKNSEERTRYFEELFRLLRLPQIKPTYLARVVKNEQLVAGNEACLRLVSEAVEGHAIRFENLKSADMEFWSSHTASFQPRFGQNMDVIMVVGGVSEGGDYLSECVGYFIYEDRWVNLPHIHNHLDGHAIAPTESHVYVAGSMEPGFAKTVERYNPNRNTWEQVSNLTTRKHSFGLTCIKDVLYSIGGHGNFSPGFKDVSVYEPEQDKWHNLESAPKILRDVKAVTVEERFVYVTARTPVDTDNEDGLKTVTTRYDTDSRQWQDVDSLPLIDNYCIFQMAVASTNFYHTASCCPKIYTIKDEVAKQKISVRISDEILESLPPEVTSIEGAAICHFNEDVFIIGGWKNSDDVDKQYRKEAYRYCAEKKRWMLLPPMPQPRCRATACHIRIPYRFLYGCQRYPMPQNLARQRDRMQQMQQLHRRTLTLRRQLQSQIEC; from the exons ATGTGTGGCTGCGTATGTCGCCTCCTTTCCTTCTCTAGTTTCCTTCATTTCCCTCCTCTGGTCACATCCGACGCCCGCAGCAGGATGGCAGCGGCGGCCCCGAACCCGGAGGACACAGGCAGGAGCAGCGCCCCCCCGACCCCCAGCGCACTTACGGGAGATGGGGACGCTGAAGAAGCCGAGGACTTCAcctcttcctcccactgctcGGAGCTTTCTCGGCGGCAGAAtgaacagaggaaggagggctTGTTCTGCGACGTGACGCTAGTTTTCAGCGGGGTTGCTAACGGGAGCGTGCAAAGCTGCGAGGTCTTCGCGCACAGATCGGTCCTGGCGGCGGCCACTGATTATTTCACCCCCCTGCTGGGAGGACAGTTCTCCGAATCGTTGTCCGGACGGGTAGAGATGAAGGAATGGAGCTCAGAACTAGGGCCTGATCCGGATACGGTGGAGGGTGTCATCCAGTACATGTATACAGGAGAAATACGCGTTAGCACCTGCAATGTTCATGAAGTGCTGGAGCTGGCTGACAG GTTCCTGCTGGTGCAGTTAAAGGATTTCTGTGGCGAGTTCctgaagaagaagctgagtcTGACTAATTGTATGGCGGTACACAGCCTAGCCCACATGTATACCTTGGATCAGTTAGCTCTACGGGCTGCAGACATGATCCGTCGCAACTTCCACAAGGTTATACAGGATGACGAGTTCTACACTCTCCCTTTCCATCTAGTCCACAACTGGTTGTCTGATGCGGAAATAACTGTGGATTCTGAGGAGGTGCTCTTCGAGGCTGTGGTGAAGTGGGTGCAGAAGAACTCAGAGGAGCGTACTCGCTATTTCGAGGAGCTGTTCCGTCTGCTGAGGCTTCCCCAAATCAAGCCTACCTACCTGGCCAGGGTGGTGAAAAACGAACAGCTGGTGGCTGGAAATGAAGCTTGTCTTCGGCTGGTGTCGGAGGCAGTGGAGGGCCACGCGATCCGCTTTGAGAACCTTAAGTCTGCAGATATGGAGTTCTGGTCATCTCACACGGCCTCTTTCCAGCCTCGCTTTGGCCAGAACATGGACGTAATCATGGTGGTTGGTGGGGTGTCCGAGGGAGGGGACTACCTGAGTGAATGTGTGGGCTACTTTATTTACGAGGATCGTTGGGTCAACCTGCCACACATCCACAACCACCTAGATGGCCATGCCATCGCTCCCACAGAGTCCCACGTCTACGTGGCGGGGTCTATGGAACCGGGCTTTGCTAAGACAGTGGAACGCTATAACCCAAATCGCAACACCTGGGAGCAGGTGAGCAATTTGACCACACGTAAGCACTCATTTGGTCTCACCTGCATAAAGGATGTACTGTATAGCATCGGTGGCCATGGGAACTTCAGCCCAGGTTTCAAGGACGTGAGCGTGTACGAGCCTGAGCAGGACAAGTGGCACAATCTGGAATCTGCGCCCAAAATCCTGCGTGATGTGAAGGCGGTGACTGTAGAGGAGCGCTTCGTATACGTCACAGCCCGCACGCCCGTCGACACGGACAACGAGGATGGACTGAAGACGGTGACCACTCGCTATGACACGGATAGCCGCCAGTGGCAAGACGTCGACTCCCTGCCCCTCATCGACAACTACTGCATTTTCCAGATGGCCGTGGCCTCCACCAACTTCTATCACACGGCCTCCTGCTGCCCCAAGATTTACACAATAAAGGATGAGGTTGCTAAGCAGAAGATCAGTGTGCGTATCTCTGATGAGATCTTGGAGAGCCTGCCGCCAGAGGTGACCAGTATCGAGGGCGCTGCTATTTGCCACTTCAACGAGGACGTCTTCATCATTGGCGGTTGGAAGAATAGCGACGATGTGGACAAGCAGTACCGTAAGGAGGCCTACCGCTACTGCGCTGAGAAGAAGCGTTGGATGTTGTTGCCCCCCATGCCGCAGCCTCGCTGCAGAGCCACTGCTTGCCACATTCGCATTCCCTATCGCTTTTTATACGGCTGCCAGCGCTATCCCATGCCTCAGAACCTGGCCCGCCAGCGAGACCGcatgcagcagatgcagcagcttcACAGGCGCACGCTGACTTTGCGGCGGCAGCTCCAGTCTCAGATCGAGTGTTGA
- the LOC101073359 gene encoding cytosolic 5'-nucleotidase 3, translating into MIPEFSKPSVFMRDPQKVQKIMQSMVKAGFNTLQVISDFDMTLTRFAYNGKRCPTCHNIMDNSKLISSEGRAKLKELLDTYYPIEIDSSLSVEEKLPLMVEWWTKAHDLLIQQAIKKDHLAVMVNESDAKLRDGFQLFFDHLHKHNVPLLIFSAGVGDILEEVIRQAGVFHPNVKVFSNYMDFDEAGVLRAFKGELIHVYNKREGAMLNTGHFQELRARPNVLLLGDSLGDLNMADGVQDMQNILKIGFLNDKVEERKQAYLDSYDIVLVKDETMEVPNAILLYLTGTE; encoded by the exons ATG ATTCCAGAATTCTCCAAACCCTCAGTGTTTATGAGAGACCCTCAGAAGGTGCAGAAGATCATGCAGAGTATGGTGAAGGCTGGTTTCAACACCCTACAG gtgATTTCTGATTTTGACATGACATTAACACGATTTGCCTACAATGGAAAAAGGTGTCCCACCTGTCACA ATATTATGGACAACAGCAAACTCATCTCCAGTGAGGGCAGAGCAAAG TTGAAAGAGTTGCTGGACACATATTACCCCATAGAGATTGACAGTTCACTGTCAGTGGAGGAAAAGCTGCCTCTGATGGTGGAGTG GTGGACCAAAGCCCACGACCTGCTGATCCAGCAGGCGATAAAGAAAGACCACCTGGCCGTGATGGTGAATGAGTCTGATGCTAAGCTCAG AGATGGCTTCCAGCTCTTCTTTGACCACCTGCACAAGCACAACGTCCCACTGCTCATCTTTTCTGCTGGCGTAGGAGACATTCTGGAAGAGGTTATTCGCCAGGCGGGGGTCTTCCACCCCAACGTCAAAGTCTTCTCCAACTACATGGACTTTGATGAAGCG GGAGTCTTGAGAGCTTTCAAAGGGGAGCTGATCCACGTTTACAATAAACGAGAAGGCGCGATGCTCAACACCGGCCACTTCCAGGAGCTTCGGGCGCGGCCCAACGTGCTGCTGCTCGGGGACTCTCTGGGAGATCTGAACATGGCGGACGGTGTGCAGGACATGCAAAACATCCTCAAGATCGGGTTTCTCAACGATAAG GTGGAAGAGAGGAAGCAAGCTTACCTGGACTCCTACGACATCGTCTTGGTCAAAGACGAGACGATGGAGGTGCCCAACGCCATTCTGCTGTACCTGACTGGAACCGAGTAG
- the LOC101073590 gene encoding peptidyl-prolyl cis-trans isomerase FKBP10 — protein sequence MERAKLSLLFALHAVTVVCSVGLLVDVVVDRYDIPKYCPREVETEDFIRYHFNGSFYTDGKKFDSSHDRGKAFISQVGLGRLITGMDRGLQGMCVGERRRITIPPHLAYGSIGTGGVIPPDAVLVYDVLLLDVWNAEDKVDIRTISKPSSCNRTTASSDFIRYHYNGTLLSGEAFDSSHSRNATYDTYLGQGDIIKGMDEGLLGMCVGERRIVIVPPFLAYGETGSGTLVPPQATLVFDVLLVDVFNPKDDLIVEVKEVPDGCTRRSAVGDYIRYHYNGSFQDGTAFDSSYQRNSTYNTYIGLGYVIQGMDKALQGLCVGEKRRITIPPHLAYGETGVGELIPSSAVLVFDIHVIDFHNPKDPVQIKVIHKPEDCSLTSEADDLIQYRYNCSLMDGTLLYSSDHFDSPSFTTLGADKVIPGLEKGLSGMCVGERREVVVPPHWGHGENGAGGVPRSAVLFFQLELVELQKGVPEGFMFVWLGDGPDALFPAMDLNGDKEVPLEEFSAFIRLQVEEGKGRLRPGVDPDRIIRDMFNNQDQNKDGKVTEDELSPREDDKAEKTGRDEL from the exons ATGGAACGGGCCAAACTTTCGCTTTTATTCGCCCTCCATGCGGTCACCGTGGTCTGTAGCGTCGGACTGCTGGTGGACGTCGTTGTGGATCGGTACGATATACCGAAATATTGTCCCCGAGAAGTTGAAACAGAGGATTTTATCCGATATCATTTCAACGGAAGCTTTTATACGGACGGAAAGAAGTTTGACTCCAG CCATGACCGAGGCAAAGCCTTCATCAGCCAGGTGGGTCTGGGTCGACTCATCACCGGGATGGACCGAGGTCTTCAGGGCATGTGTGTCGGTGAACGCAGGCGGATCACCATCCCGCCACACCTGGCCTACGGGAGCATCGGGACAG GCGGTGTGATTCCTCCCGACGCCGTGTTGGTGTACGACGTGCTCCTGCTGGACGTGTGGAACGCCGAGGACAAGGTCGATATCCGTACAATCAGCAAGCCTTCCAGCTGCAACCGCACCACAGCGTCGTCGGACTTCATCCGATACCACTACAATGGCACCTTGCTCTCCGGGGAGGCCTTCGACTCCAG TCATTCGAGGAATGCGACCTACGACACCTACTTGGGTCAGGGTGACATCATCAAAGGCATGGACGAGGGTCTCCtgggcatgtgtgtgggggagagGAGGATCGTCATCGTCCCACCCTTCCTGGCGTACGGAGAGACTGGTTCCG GGACTCTGGTGCCTCCCCAGGCCACGCTGGTGTTCGACGTGCTGCTGGTCGACGTCTTCAATCCCAAAGACGACCTGATCGTGGAGGTGAAGGAAGTACCCGATGGGTGCACGCGCAGGTCGGCGGTCGGGGATTACATCCGCTACCACTACAACGGGAGCTTCCAGGACGGCACGGCCTTTGATTCCAG TTATCAGCGGAACAGCACCTATAACACCTACATCGGCCTGGGATACGTGATCCAAGGGATGGATAAGGCCCTGCAGGGTCTGTGCGTGGGGGAGAAGAGGCGGATCACCATCCCGCCTCACTTGGCGTACGGTGAAACGGGAGTCG GGGAGCTCATTCCCAGCTCCGCCGTTCTGGTCTTTGACATCCACGTCATCGACTTCCACAACCCCAAAGATCCGGTGCAGATCAAAGTGATCCACAAACCCGAGGACTGCAGCCTGACCAGCGAAGCCGATGATTTGATCCAGTATCGTTATAATTGCTCCTTAATGGATGGAACCCTGCTCTACTCCTC AGACCACTTTGACTCGCCTTCCTTTACAACTCTTGGAGCGGACAAAGTGATCCCAGGTCTGGAGAAGGGCTTGAGCGGGATGTGcgtgggtgagaggagagaggtggtCGTCCCGCCGCACTGGGGACACGGTGAAAACGGAG ctggaggagttcCCAGGAGTGCAGTGCTTTTCTTCCAGCTGGAGTTAGTGGAGCTGCAGAAGGGCGTTCCGGAGGGGTTCATGTTTGTGTGGCTGGGAGACGGGCCGGACGCCCTTTTCCCTGCCATGGACCTCAACGGCGATAAAGAGGTTCCGCTAGAAGAG TTCTCAGCCTTCATCCGGCTCCAAGTGGAAGAGGGGAAAGGTCGTCTCCGTCCAGGGGTCGACCCCGACCGCATCATCAGGGACATGTTCAACAACCAGGACCAAAATAAGGACGGCAAGGTCACCGAGGACGAACTGAGCCCCAGAGAGGACGACAAGGCCGAGAAAACCGGGCGAGACGAGCTGTGA
- the p3h4 gene encoding endoplasmic reticulum protein SC65 — protein sequence MLLTSLSLALLLSALVDAQYETYSLKSFPQKDIMPLESAYSYALEQYGIKNWAESIKYLELSLRLHRLLRDSETFCSRNCSSVSRDNMESAPADSSLRVMRHILLRAACLKKCKAEFPVFNIAYPKRSLLEIFEKRIPYQFIQYAHFQLNNLEKAVAAAHTFLKKNPDDYKLTKNMNYYKTLLDVEEYLIDHEEQPYESVFLKSVTLYNSGDFSSSARNMEEALTQYFEIYKSCVAGCEGSYEILEFKDFYPTLADLYTDVLDCKVRCEENLTPSVGGFFVEKFVATMYHYLQFSYYKLNDVKNAAPCAASYMLFDPKDQVMRQNVQYYRFYREQWGLEESDFQPRPEALVYFNVTTKQREMLEFARNYLQTDEEDVVSPEETASSQSEHPDTEFEGMGDYEESFIADWWQEPKTKGDAGEVED from the exons AtgcttctgaccagtttgtctTTGGCCCTGCTCCTGTCGGCCCTGGTGGACGCCCAGTATGAGACGTACAGCTTAAAAAGTTTCCCCCAGAAGGACATCATGCCCCTGGAGTCGGCGTACAGCTACGCGCTGGAGCAGTACGGGATAAAGAACTGGGCAGAGAGCATCAAGTACCTGGAGCTCAGCCTGCGGCTCCACCGGCTGCTGCGGGATAGTGAGACTTTCTGCAGCCGCAACTGCAGCTCCGTCAGCCGGGACAACATGGAGAGCGCGCCCGCCGACAGCAGCCTCCGCGTCATGCGCCACATCCTCCTGAGAGCCGCCTGCCTGAAGAAGTGCAAAGCAGAATTTCCAGTGTTCAACATCGCATACCCAAAGAGGAGTTTACTGGAAATCTTTGAGAAAAGGATCCCGTACCAGTTCATCCAGTATGCTCACTTCCAG CTCAACAACCTGGAGAAAGCGGTGGCAGCGGCTCACACCTTCCTGAAGAAGAACCCAGATGATTACAAACTGACCAAGAACATGAACTACTACAAAACTCTGCTGGACGTGGAGGAATACCTCATCGACCACGAGGAGCAGCCTTACGAA AGCGTTTTCCTGAAGAGCGTGACGCTTTACAACAGCGGAGACTTCAGCAGCAGCGCCCGGAACATGGAGGAGGCGCTCACGCAGTATTTTGAGATATACAAGAGCTGCGTGGCGGGATGTGAGGGGTCCTACGAGATCTTAGAGTTCAAAGACTTTTACCCCACGCTGGCAG ATCTCTACACGGACGTTCTGGACTGTAAGGTCAGATGTGAGGAGAACCTGACGCCGAGCGTCGGCGGCTTCTTTGTGGAGAAGTTTGTAGCCACCATGTATCACTACCTTCAGTTTTCCTATTATAAAT TGAACGACGTGAAGAACGCTGCCCCATGTGCGGCCAGTTACATGCTGTTTGACCCTAAAGACCAGGTGATGCGGCAGAATGTGCAGTATTATCGCTTCTACCGGGAGCAGTGGGGGCTGGAGGAGAGCGACTTTCAGCCACGGCCC GAGGCCCTCGTGTATTTCAACGTGACCACCAAGCAGAGGGAGATGCTGGAGTTTGCGCGGAACTATCTGCAGACCGACGAGGAG GACGTGGTGAGTCCAGAGGAAACGGCCTCCTCCCAGTCAGAGCACCCCGACACCGAGTTCGAGGGGATGGGGGATTACGAGGAGTCCTTCATAGCCGACTGGTGGCAGGAACCCAAAACGAAGGGGGACGCTGGTGAGGTAGAAGACTGA